The region actacacctaacagaattaaaaaagaagaacaaagaccagagtcagcaggagggaaataataaaaataatagcagaaataaatgaaactgaaacaaacaaacaaaaaaaacagtgaaattgatcaaagaaacaaacagctaGTTCTTTgagcagataaataaaattgacaaaactttagctagactcactaaggaaaaaagacagaaagcttaaataaataaaattagaaatgaaagaggagaaattacaatgggtaccacagaaatacaaaggattataagagaatattatgaaaaaatatatgccaagaaattgcacaatctagaagaaatggataaattcttagactcatacaacctcccaaaactgaatcaagaagaaatggagaatctgtaTACACCATTCACAAGTGAataaattgaaacagtaatcaaaaacctcccccaaaataaaagcccaggaccagatgggttctctggagaattctaccaaacattcaaagaagatttaatacatatccttctcaaactattccaaacaaCTGacgatggaacacttcctaatgtgttttatgaggccaacatcaccgtGATCCCAAACCCAGAGAAGCACAacacaaggaagaaaaactacaggccaatatcgctgatgaacatacatgcaaaaatcctcaacaaaatattggcaaaccgaatacagcaatacattaaaaataatgtacaccATGATCAACCGATATTTATActaaggatgcagggatggttcaacatcttcaaatcaatcaatgtgatacaccacattaacaaaatgaggaataaaaaccacttgatcatctcaatagatgtaaaGAAAGAagttgacaagatccaacatccatttatgataaaaaaatcattaaagtaggtatagaaggaaagtacctcaacgtaataaaggctatatatcaCAAACccgcagccaacatcatacttaacaatgaaaaactgaaagccactcCTCTGAGAACAGGCACTAGACAAGGGtacccattctcaccactcctattcaacatagtactggaggtattggccagagaaattaggtaagaaaaagaaaaggaatccaaattagaaaagaagtgaaacttttgctattttcaaatgatatgattgtatacatagaaaatcctaaagaatccaccagaaaaatattagaaataatcaactatcccaaagttgcagggtacaaaatcaattttaaaaaatcagttgcattcctatacactaacaatgaactagcaggaaaagaaatcaagaatacaatcccatttacaattgcaacaaaaagaataaaatacttaggaataaactcaaccaaagaggtgaaagacatgtacactgaaagctataaggcatttgaaagaaatcaatgatgacataaagaaatggaaagatattccatgcacatggattggaagaataaatatagttaaaatgtccacattacctaaagcaatctagagattcaatacAATCATAATCAGAAATCAAATaacattctttgcagaaatagaattaaaaatcctaaaattcatgtggggcaatgaaagactccaaatagctcaagcaatcctgagaaaaaagaacaaagctggaggcaccacaatccctgacttcaaaatataatgcaaaggtatagtaatcaaaacagcatgatactaatacaaaaacagacacacagatcaatgggacagaactgaaagcccagaaataaaaccacacgtctacgGACTGCTAATCTTTGatgaaggagccaagagcatacaatgcagaaaggaaagtgtcttcaataaatggggttTGGAAAAtgggacagacacatgcaaaagaatgaaagtagaccattctttttcacataaaaaattaactcaaaacagattaaagacttgaaggtaagatatgaaaccacaaaactcctagttgaaaatataggcagtacactttttgacatcagtctttgcagaatcttttaaaatcctctgtctacttgggcaagggaagcaaaaggaaaagtaaacaaatggaacttcatcagaccaaagagcttctggaaggcaaaggaaatcaggaacaaaacaaaaagacaacccaacaactgggagaaaacattggCAAATCAtgtatcagacaaggggttaatctccaaaatttgtaaagaattcacacaactcaacaacaaaaaaacaaacaacccaatcaaaaattgggcagagggtatgaacagacatttttccaaagaagatatacagatggccaacaggcacaccaaaagatcttcaacatcactaataatcagcaaaatgaaaatcaaaactacactaagatgtcaccttacaaccattagaatggctataatcaccaagaaagaaataacaaatgttggagaggatgtggagaaaaggcaaccctcatacacttctgaTGGGAAGGCAGACTTGTGCagaaactatggaaaacagtatggagatttctcaaaaaattaaaaatataaataccatatgacccagctatcctactactgggtatttatccaaagaacttgaaatcaacaattcaaagagactcatacACCTCCTATAGTCACTTCAGacttatgcacaatagccaagaagtggaagaaatccaagtgcccatcaactgatcaATAGATAAAGAAGTGGTGTATCTATACAgaggaatattactcagccataaaaagacaaaatcatcccacatgcagcaacttggatggaccttgaagatattatggtaagtgaaataagccagacagagaaaggcaaacaacATATGATTTcatcatatgtggaagataaactaacacatggacaaagagaacagtttagtggttaccagaggggaagtgggctGTTGGGCATAAGGGTTGAAGgtgcacatttatatggtgactgacaaataattcacaactgaaatttcacaaagttataAACTTATGACCtcactaaaataatataaaataaaataatactggaATCCAATTAGGGAAGGGTAATGGGTCCACATTTGCAATGTCTATGAAATAGATGTGAACAGAAACAGGTGGAGAACTGAATGGTGAAAACCTGGCCTCATAGCATCAGGGAATCAATCATCCTGAATTCCCCCATTCTATTGTCTTGTTCTTTAAGGATTTGCAGAGCCCTGGGATCAGAATGACAATAAAATTGGCTAATGAGGTACTTTGGATATTGATCCTCCAGGGACACAGAGACTACTAAGAAGTCTGTCTGTGACCACATCACTGAACAGCCTTTTCCCAGTAAAGAAAGAGTACACTTGAGTCTCCTCTCAGAGATGATTCCTCTTGCCCAGGAGCCTGGTGCTTCACTCAGTACCTCTCCTCTTCCTAATGATACTGTTTCAGTGTCCATCATTCAATATCTAGGAGAGATGTCCAGCATCATTCCACAGTGATGTCGTCCAGGTAACCTAAAGTTACTTAGTTAATGTTTGGGAATGAGGGAAGGTGTTTTACTACAAGTTCATCTAAGGGAAACTTTGAGGGGATTACATGCCTCGGATGCTCAGAACCAAGACATGCAtttgcctcctgcctctcttccattttctaaCATGTTCCCTTGTAATTTTCCTCCCATCCTCATACAACCCACATTCTGCTAGTCTCCTACTCTCTCTGTGATGGAAAAGAACATTTTCCTTCTCAGCAGGAATATTCTCATTCGCAAACATGGTAAATCTTATAAAGTTTGCTGGCATTTACTTAATTCTTATAGTGGTCTCAAGAAGGAGACATGGTCAGTTTCACCATATCTCCCAAATCTGGGCTTTTAATACACATTGGTATTATCTCTGTTGCTAGGCTGTGAGGTCTCTGGGGAAGGAGGTGCAGATCCAGATAGAGTTACATTAGCCTGCTTCCCTGGACAGCCTGTTCTACGAATAAAATTACAAAACGTTTATAACAATGTGAAGAGCATAGAcagtataatatttaaaataatcatcccTTAACCCATTTCAGAATTTATAGATTTGACATGCTGCTTCATTAACTTGAGGccttttattcaaaataacaaaattacgTGCACACAGAAGGCATCCCTCCATTTGATTCCTTCCCTTCCCTAGTCGGTGTTTGCCTCAAAGGACATTCTTTCTCTTGGTTTAGAGACCAAATCTTTTCCATCAGGTTCACCAACAATATAGGACCCAGAAACAAAACAGatgtttcagaatttcttctCATGAGACTGACAGATGATCCAGAACTGAAGACCATCCTCTTCAGCCTGTTCCTGCCCATGTACCTGGTCACCATCCTGGGAAACATGCTCATCATCCTGGCTGTCATCTCTGACTCCCgtctccacacacccatgtatttctttctctccaatctgTCCTTTACTGACATTTGTTTAAGCACAACTATGATCCCAAAGATGCTGGTGAACATCCAAGCACAGAATCAGAGCATCACTTATGCAGGCTGCCTTAGCCAAATCTGCTTTGTCCtgaattttgttctttgtgaaaattttctcctttccataatggcctatgaccgctatgtggccatttgTCACCCCCTGACGTACGCACTTATTATGAACCCCCGATTCTGTGGGCTGCTGATCTTACTTTCGCTGGGCATTAGCATAGGGGATGCCTTGCTCCACAGTCTGATGGTGTTGCGGCTGTCCTTCTGCACAGACATGGAAATCCCCCTTTTCTTCTGTGAAGTTGTTCAGGTCATCAAGCTTGCATGTTCTGATACCCTCATCAATAACATCCTGATATACTTTGCAGCTAGCATATTTGGTGGTGTTCCCCTTTTTGGAATCATTTTCTCATATATTCAAATTGTTTCCTCTATTTTGAGAATGTCAGTGTCAGGCAGAAAGTATAAAGCTTTTTCCACTTGTGGGTCTCACCTCTCAGTTGTTACCTTGTTCTACGGGACAGCTTTTGGAGTATATATTAGTTCTGCAGTGACAAACTCTTCCAGGAAGACTACAGTGGCTTCAATGATGTACACTGTGGTCACTCCCATGATGAATCccttcatctacagcctgaggaacacAGACATgaagggggccttggggaggctCATTGGtaggatcttttcttttctgtgaccTTGTCATCTGATTTGGGCTGGGTTCACTATAATGAGTCAAAGTGAAAGAAATACTGATGAACCATAATGCCTAACTCCTCCATCACTATGATCTTCTTAAATGGATAAATGGCAAGATGGCTAAGAGCATCTTAAGTGAGAGTGAAACCtgactttctctttatttagcTTTGTGATGTTTGCCAGGTGATTTCCATTGTCTATGATAAGTTTGTTTGTTTAGGGTACATAGAAACTGAATCTGAGACAGACGTTCTTGGTAAAGTAATTttgtttggaaagttctcagcacAAGGGAAATGAAATAAAGTGGATAGGATAGGGAAAGGACTTAAACAAGGCTGTGGTCATATCAGAGACTAGATTCTGTCTGATCCCATGGATAGTGCCATGTGAATCTCATCCTAGATTTACGCCTACTGTGAGACAGGTGGCTGACCTTTCATACCTGATTCACTAATTCCCAAGACTGGTCAGTGATAAATTGAACATGTGCGAGGCAACATTAGCATCCACAACACTCAGCTTCATTATCGTAATATTGCCATTATTGGAGTATCTCAGTGGTTTGAAATGGCTGTGAGATATTTGAACTTGATCAGTGAAGCATCCTTAGTTTCTTTctaacaagagaaagaaatcttggTTCTAATATGTTCAAACAATAAACAGAGTTATCTTTCATTACAAGGACTTCAGAGGTATAGAATGTACTCAGTAGGGATTCATTCAATCCTATATGAAGTGGCTTCAGTTAGGTCTGTTTCCCCTCATTAACCCAGATAGATGCAACAGATGCAGGTATCATACCTTGACATGATTTCCGAAGACAGAAAACTGACTGTCCTTCCCTGAGTCTACTATTAATGAGGATGTATTTATAATAGACATTCAATGGCATCATCCATAAAACATCACCTTTAATCTCGTCACTGAGAATAAGATCAGATGCCACCTACTTAATTTAATTCTTAGTGTGGGGAAAATGATTACGACGAGAACCTTAAACTGACCGTATGGAGTGAAACTCCTGCTGAGAAGTGCACCCCCATAAGCACTACAAACGCTTAGGACAATGCTTGTCAcctagtaagtactcaataaaatttAGCTACTATCATTGTGTTCCATTCTTGTTTATATTAAGTCTTGTACTCCTATTGGTCTCGTGTATTTTTACCACTTGCTTCAgtaattatatttgttttcttttgttgttatatttATTAGCTGCTTTTTCTGGTCTGAATAATATAACAAAACAAATGATTGTTATGTAGGCAGGAAAAAAGGTTGGTAATCTTCTGGCATCTTATTTGCTTTGAAAccttattgatttatttgtaaGAATGTATCTAAGTTTTCACCTCTCCCCTTAGTCATCTTATATTGCTGTGTTTCTTATGCATCTCTGGTGGATTCCGcaaacagaaatataattgaaTAACATTAATTGTATCTTTGGTGTCATAGAGGATTGGGTGCAGTCTTGGGCTCTAATGCAAAGCTTTTTAATGGGTTATGAGGAAAGTTATTCCATAGATAACTACTTTCTTTTGACAAGGAGATGTTGAGAGGAAGACAAGAACAGAGATAAGGAAACTTTGCAAGATTAGAAGAATTCTCTTTCCCGTAACCACCAAAAAGCAGGGCCATGAGTTAGAATCATCTCTGAAGGCAAGGGGCTGGAAACCGTGGAGATCTCAAAAGAGAATCAAAGTTGTTGGAGAGCTCTCTGTTCTGCCTGAAAGTGGAGCTCGACGTTGGTTTTATTTTCAGCACCACAACTGGGAAACAGCTCTCTACCTGGCACTTGAGGTATCTTCTAGGACAGAGCTTCTTCCACTGATGTCCAGAGAAGAGCTGCAGAGATCAATCACTTCAGACTTTGTTCACACTGAGGTTTTCCTGACGTCCAGCAAGAACTACTGATATTGAACCTCTGAGGAGATATGTGAGGGATGAGACtttaataagctttttttttgagattctgAAGTGTGAGGTTCATGACATTCAAATTAGAAGAACATCAGAAAATATACTTAGAATTAGGAATATGGAAGagcattttctcaattttatttgttaaaatatcatATATGAAGTAGTGCATTAAATCTATATGTAGATCTGAAAGAACAGTAACATAACCACACATATATCCATCCTGGGATTAAAAATCATGGAATCCAACTGAATGGTCTTCCATCCACATCGCCATCTCCTCTCCTATTGACAAACAAAATCCTGAATTCTATATTAATCATTTTCTTTGATCTTCTTTTATTAGATTCAATCCTGTGAAACTGCCAGTATTTGATCATATTTACCCTGAGAAACTGTCAATAGGGTTAAATGTCACTGTCTTATCATCCCTGTATGTATTCCTCTCCAATTtagaaattttcctcttttcaaattaattcaaagtttaattttaatatatgaattttttgtcctgattgtttttctcattattgcaCTTTTCAGATTCAGTCACGTCATTGGGTATGTTAGTATATTAGTAACTGATTTATCTCCAATACTCTGTATTTTTACATTAGGTATGGTAACATTTCAAACTAGATCCTTTTTGATATTGATGGAAATTTTGTTTGCTTGTAGCTGTGTTTTTGCTATCATTAATCAAtctgttttaatattcttttgtatgtcgCCTGGTGGAAATGAGAGAGAGTTTTATCTTTGCAATGGGATTATTAATTAAAGGGAACATGTAGTCTCCTTTGGGTAGTTCCCAAGAGTTTTCCTAAGTGGATGGACAAAAAGTACACACCTTAAATATTGCTATTGATCCAAATCATCACCAACACCTTTTCATTTATACTGACAATTTTgtggaaacaaaaattttttcaTCAACTGACATATGTCTTATTATTATATGGTTGAAAGTCttttcacacatttattttcctttctgttaaatATCTATTTGTGGTATTTCTACTGAGTTGTTtacctttttcttattaattcttaTAAGCTCTTTACATAATTAAGATATTAGTCTTAATCTGTTATGTGAATTGCAAATTTACTCTTTAAGTGTGTGACTTCTTTTTGGATatcctttatacttttttttaatgaatacaaGTGCTTCATTTTAATATAGTTATAGTTTGTCAATACTTTCCATGTCTTGTACTCAATAGATCTTGTTTATGAATCCCATAGTAGTTCTATCCGAAGAATTTTCAGTTTTGGCTTTTCCACTTGAAGCATGAACCCTCCTGGAATTTAGTTTTCTCTTGTTATGAAGCAGAGTCCAAATTCATTTTTAGGTTCCTGCCTAAACTGCCCAATTATGTGTTGGTTTCTTTCCGGTCTCTATCTTCTGATCAATCGGTCTTGTATTTACCTAGGCACCAATATAACATCTTAATAATTGTAGCACACCAGTCAACTAAAAATATGTTTACTATGATAACAAAGAAGCCCCAAACTCAGTTAATTACAACCACAAGGTGCATTGTATCATAGTTTGCTTGTGTGATAATTCACAACTTACTGTAACAATATTGCTAACAAAAAGGACCAGAGTTTCAATGAATCATCCATTATTATGTGGAAAAAATATACTGAATCTACAACtttgaaattgagaaaatttgGTATGAAATTTtgtaatggaaataaaatgctATTACATACTCAGGCTAagtctttttaattgtggtaacatgcataacataaaatttacaattttaatcacttttaagtATGCAGTTTGGTGGCATAATTACCTTCACAATGTTGTACGGCCATCATCACTATCTGTTCCCACATGTTTTTCATCACCTCAGTCTCTCTCCCTACCTCAGTCCCTGCAaactctaatctactttctgtttctaggaatGTTACTACTCTAGATAGTTCATATCATAGGAATCATACAATTTATgtccttttttaaacttttattgtgaatatcttcaaacatacagaaaagttgacaGATTAATACAATGAACACCCATTTACAGACTACCTAGATTCAAcagttattaatattttgcaatatttgttTCACCATtgattaacatatatttttattgtattaaaatacataaaaatgtatcctcttaatcattttaagtgcacagtttagtagtgttaagtataagaactttttcatcttgcaaatatGAAACTCCATTCCCTTTAAACAATgactctcttttttctcctcatcccagcttctggcaaccaccattctactttctgtttctatgaatttcagTACTCAAGATACTTTGTATGAGTGGGATATGTCTTTTtctgactggcttgtttcacttaacctAATgttctcaagtttcatccatgttgtatcacaTGACAGAATTCCCTTTCTTTCTaaggctaatattccattgtatgtacattcaccaaattttctttatccattcatgcattgatggacacttgggttgctcccacctcttggctattgtgaactgTGCTACTATGAATAAGCGTGTGTAAATACCACttagaatctttattttttaaatacactcTCCATCTTAGAGTGCTATGTATACTCAtgtttttttaaccatttctttttgaggaagattagccctgagctaacatctgatgccaatcctcctctttttgctgaagaagactggccctgagctaacatccatgcccatcttcctctactttatatgtgggacgcctaccacagcatggtgtgccaaatgGTGCGattccgcacccgggatcccaagtggtgaaccctgggccgctgaaggggaacatgcaaacttaactgctgtgccactgggccggccccctatactcatgttttaatttccccaaaattcatgcaGCAAAATTATCATACAATAAAATGAACTTTTTGtgtacttttctttatattttaacgCACGTAAACTAACTTGTGTTGGCAATATTGTCACATGCTCCTTTATCTCTGTGAACCATTCATCTGTTCTCATACTTATAGTTTTcataatgtcatataaatggaatcataagtcACCACAAcctgtgtataaatatttatagtagcCCTAGTCATAActgacagaaaatgaaagaaccCAAATGTACTTTAGTAGAGAATAcataagtaaactgtggtatatcaTTATAATAGATACAGCAGcaaaaaggaatgaggtattAATGTAAGCAACAGCTTCTACGATTCTCAAAGGCCATTATGCTGACTGATAGAAGCCACATGCccaaagcaaacatttattttaaaattccccttTTGGAATAAATTGATGTTCTGATTCTTGGTTTTGTAGGTTCAACATTTTAGGATTATAttcttcctttgtatttaaattttgaattgcAGATTCATTTTAGTTActagtttttttcctctctctctttccatttttgtgcTCACACTGTATTAACCAGCAGATTCACAGTTGCTTTTATCAATCACAAGTCCTCTACTCTTGAATTCATTCTTATAACTGATTCTTGCTGTACAGTGATTTTGAGAATATCAAAAACCAAGCCACCAAACCATCAGATAACTTGGTTCAGTTCTGCCTTGGAGACTTTTCTGAAACTTTCCACTGTTCTAAGTCCACAGTCATGGTCCCAGACAGTGTCCACAACTCCTGTGTTCACTTGCATTTCTCAATAACAAACCCCCACTTGTGCCTTTGGATTTGTATACTTTATATCTCTACGTATTTTTTATACTTCATCTATTACTGCATGTGCTGAAGCAAATGAGTTTAAGGGATGACATTACAATGCCATCTTGTATCAAGAAAATTATAGGTTAACAAAGTTCACACAGAAGCATTagcaacagagaaaataaattgataatcACGTGAAAATATTGAACTCAGTAAGGATGAACActtttttaattaacattaatGTGAAGTATCATTTCCATCAGTTAGACAATGGTTGAAACCTAACTAAATATACTGAGATTACATCTGCACACAACAGTTTTGCCATGGCGTTATAACTTCTTACAATCCTATTGAAAATCAAGAGGCCTAAAATTTCACCCACCATCCTCTAAAGTGAAGAACACTGTATATTGAAACTATTGTGATgaaatttgacaaaataattgagaaaatctAAAAAGGGTGTAGCAGATCTGTCAGTATTGATCAAGACATAATTGTCACAGAGAATGGATTAGAATctcttatataaatatacatattgaaTATTACATCGAGAAACACCCAGTGacacttggaaagaaaaaacaacccctgcgtctttctaattttcccataatttagctgtattttaaaatgtattatttatatccACATACACACTATATTTTGACATCTAAATTTGGTATCAGACTTCCTGATGTCGTTGATTAGATAGAGTTCCTTCGCTCCTACctaaaaaaagactgaaatccaATCAGAGAAGGATGCTGTTCCCATGTTTATAACATACTTGAAATGGAGAAGAGCAGACACGGTTGGAGAAAAGTAGATGGTATACACCTGATCTTATAAGGGTCGGATAAGCAGCCATCCTGAATTCCTCCCTTCTAGAGACTTAGTCTTTAAGGGTTTGCACTGCCCTGGGATCTCAGTGACAGTAAAATTGCTTGGCTAATGAGGAGCTTTGGAATTTGAGGTTTTAGGGATACACAGACTGAGACTGCTTGTGACCACCTTAATCAACAGTACTTTTCCAGAAACAAAGTATCACATCTGAGCCTCCTTCCATAGATTATCCCTGTTGCCTGAGTATCATTCATTCCCACTACACCTGTGAGGACAGATATTCCAGATAGCACATTCAGAGGAGATGTCAAGCATCATTCCTCTGTGACCCTTGTTTTCCTCATGAGCAGAAATCTGCCCCTTTTCAAACATGATGACTATTATAAATCCTTCTGACATTTACTTGAATTCTTGGGTGGTTATTGGAAAGGGGTTTGGTcagcttttcctttcatttccattcCTGGTTCTTGATATACTATTGTACAGAAGAGTGTTTGTATTATCCTTATACTTGGACTGTGGAAACACTGGAAAgtggaaacagagactcagatGACTTCCTTACTACTACAAGTGCTTCTCTTTATAAAATTACCATGTATTTTATGTCAGAACAGCTGAGGTAGTATAATAAAGAATTATATGACCACCCTTCACTCATTCCACAATTAACAAATGTTGACATTCTGCTATATCAGCTTCAGATACTTTTTATAAAGTAACAAATAACTTTCATACTGAAGACAGCTATTTTGTATCCTGCTCAATGATCGTTCTCATCTTCCTAGAGACAACATAATCTAGAATGTGATGGTACACCCCGTTCAAGGCTTTATATTGTATGAATATCCATAATCACATATAGGATGAAAGTCACTATCACAGAGTTATCAGTTTTGGAATGGAGAAATCAATTTTTATACAATATATTGGAATATTTTCTAGTAATTAAAATTAGTGTAGTGGGACTAAATATATgaacattcataaaaattaaattaaataaagatgaaaattgtAAATATGCACTATGTTTTGGTTTAGATAATGctttcaaaatgcaaaacaatggAATTCTCTATGGAACACTAACGTGAATTATAGTAAAAGTTTCAGGggaataatgtatataaagttcaTGTAGTGGTTTCCCTTGTGTAAGGAAAGGAATCAaaattgttcaaataaataatgtgATGGCTACATACATATCTGTATtatttattgcaataaaaattcaTATCATGGGAATAGTGACATGTATGAGTATGATAAATTTGATCAATGTGTACCAGGCTCTTCATTGTTACTTTGTACTTCTGTTTCACTTGAATAATccgtaataaaaataaatctatctatGAAggatcaaaaatattaaaaaattattcatgctgtagatttctttttatccatttttcccttGTAGGTTTCAATTATTTGTGTTTATTCATATGTACATCTCTTTATTATTTGATTCATCTTAATTGCTATGTATTTTATCATATGGCCAAATGAGTTTTGCTATCATTGatgtttccttcattccttttctacaTGATAAACATTCCCACCTGATTTTTCAGCTCAGGAACTCTTCCCTGAAATTTCCAGTTATCATCTAGTGatgttctctatttctattttctttcctcaacTTATCCCACCCCATTGCTTTCTTCTGAGCAGTGAAACATGTCAGAAGCTGTTGTTCATGGCAGATAAAAAACTACAATAGGAAATGTCAGTATGAGACATGCTTAGTGACATGCTGGATGATTTTTCTCCATGTATTTCTCATCATTTCAACATCTCTATTATTTGTTATCACAGTTCCCATTACAGAAATGAGAACATCTTGGGGCTaccccggtggcacagtggttaagttcacatgttccacttcagcagcccagggtccgtcagttcagatcccgggtgcagatatggcactgctaatcaagccatgctgtggcagatgtcccacatataaagcagaggaagatgggcatggatgttagctcagggctagtcttcctcagcaaaaagaggaggatcagcagcagatgttagctcagggttgatcttcctcaa is a window of Equus quagga isolate Etosha38 unplaced genomic scaffold, UCLA_HA_Equagga_1.0 554_RagTag, whole genome shotgun sequence DNA encoding:
- the LOC124233963 gene encoding olfactory receptor 7G1-like; protein product: MRLTDDPELKTILFSLFLPMYLVTILGNMLIILAVISDSRLHTPMYFFLSNLSFTDICLSTTMIPKMLVNIQAQNQSITYAGCLSQICFVLNFVLCENFLLSIMAYDRYVAICHPLTYALIMNPRFCGLLILLSLGISIGDALLHSLMVLRLSFCTDMEIPLFFCEVVQVIKLACSDTLINNILIYFAASIFGGVPLFGIIFSYIQIVSSILRMSVSGRKYKAFSTCGSHLSVVTLFYGTAFGVYISSAVTNSSRKTTVASMMYTVVTPMMNPFIYSLRNTDMKGALGRLIGRIFSFL